ATGAGCGAGACTCCCAACCCGTCGATTTTGAGTTCTGTGACGTATTCGACAGGCGCGCCTTCTAACAGCCTGTTGATGCGTTCGGCGAATTTCCGCAGCTCGTTCTCGTCATAACTGTTGTTCAGGCTTAGCATCGGGCTACGGTGTTGCAGACGGGTGCCTAATACAGCACCGCCACCGACCCGTTGCGTCGGTGAATCTGGCGGGATAGGGGTTCCAGTCGCTGCTTCGAGTGCCGCAAGTTCCTTCATGAGCGCGTCGAAATCCGCATCAGAAATTTCTGGCAGGTTTTCGATATAGTATTTGCGCTCATGATAACGTATCAACGCTCTCAGCTCGTCGATATCTGTTCGCATAACACTTTATCCGATTTTAAAAGAGATTTTGAAAAATTTAGGACGGACCCACACAAAACAGATATTGAAGGGTGAAAGGAAGAGGATGGAAGAATGGAAGGCAGGGTGTCCAATCTTCCGACCTTCCAACCAAGAATCTTCCACTTCCGCAAACAAACGAAAGGATTTTGTGTAATCCTTACAGTTTTTAAACAACCTAGACCGGTCGCGAATACATCTATTTCTGTCACTGTGTATGTGCTGATAAATCGCTTGCGATCGTTAAGCGTCTCTGGCGTGTGAAGGTGCGTGGACGCGTGAACCCTTCGCCTGTCGGTCCGGCGATGGTCATTGCGAGGTAGCCTTCGCCTTCTAATCCGCAGGAGGCATAAGAGGGAGCGTTAATAACTGTAACGCTGCAGTCTATTGCCTTTGTAAACTGTGTGATGCGTTTGGTGTTGTTCGTATGGAGCACGCCGGTGTGTCCACGTCCACCTTCGGCTCTGACCGCACCTGCCAACGCCTCGTCGAAATCGCGACACCGAACGACGGGCAGAATCGGCATTAGGTATTCGTTAAGGACGAACCCATGATCCGCTGGCACTTCAACAACAATCGCGACCGTCTCTGCAGGGGCTGCGATACCGGCGGCGTTTAAAATGGTCAGGGCGTCTTTACCGATGTATTCCTTGTTGGATTCCTCTTTTTCCGTAACAACCGCTTCTAATGCCTGAAGTTGGCTCGCACCGAGGAGATGTCCGCCGTTCCGCGTTAACTCCCGAACCGTTTCATTCGCTACGGAATCAATAACGAAAAGTGCCTTTTCGCCGATACAGAGCAGATTGTTGTCGAAACTCGTGCCCGCAATGACATGTTTCGCTGCCTGTTGAATATCCGCTGTTTCGTCGATAATCGCAGGCGGATTGCCCGGTCCAGCGGCGATGGTCTTTTTACCGCTTGAGAGGGCAGTCCGGACGACGGACGCACCCCCCGTCGCAACGAGCATCGCGATCTCAGGATGCTCCATGATCTCTTTCGCCGTTCGCAGACTGGCGTTCGCAACCGAAGTGAGCAGGTTGGCAGGACCTCCCGCCTTGACAATTGCCTCGTTGATAACGTGCATCGTTTCTTCGGTACAGTCGCGGGCATTTGGGTGCGGGCTGAACACAACGGAATTCCCTGCGGATAGCATGATAATCGCGTGGTTAATCACCGTTGAGGTCGGATTGGTGGTAGGGGTGATCGAATTAATAACGCCGAAAGGAACGTATTCGATGAGAAGCGTTCCCGCATCACCGGATACCGCCTCGGAGAGCAGATCTTCCACTCCCGGTGAGAGTGTTACGGCACCCTCATTTTTCATCACTTTATGCGCGGCGTTCCCCATATTTGTGTCTTGTACTGCCAAGTCTGCGAGACGTTTCGCGTTCGCGAGCGACACCGCTTTGATCGCTTCGATGATCTCGCGTCTTTTTGCAAACCCAAGTTTGATTAATGCCGCTTGTGCCGTTTTCGCGGCTGCGATAGCCTCTGCCACTGTCCCAAAGACGCCTGCCCGCGAGGAGGCACTCGTCCCCACGGACGGAGCAGGCGGCGTCGCTGCTGGTCCGTCTTGTTGGAGTGTTCTTAAGACTTGGGAGACAATCTCTTCTATCTGTTTTTCGTCAATTTGTGCCATTCAGCTCTCCAATACCTCGTCACGCAGGGCGCGCTACGAGAACGCATACTGAACCACGAATAGGTATAGATCCCGTGGCAGTGCAACGTGTTCTCTGCTAAAACAGTGTAGGGCAGAGGTCCGAAAGCCGTCCCGAACCCTACAAAGTCTCCGATTATTTACTTTTACTCTCCGCTGCAGGTTTCCCACCGAGAATCGTTTCCACTTCTGAGTGTGGGCGAGGGATGACGTGTACTGACACTAATTCGCCGACCGCTTTCGCCGCTTCTGCACCGGCGTCTGTCGCCGCTTGCACCGCACCAACGTCTCCGCGAACCAAAACAGTGACGAAACCGCCACCTACTTGTTCTTTTCCGATCAATTTAACGTTCGCGGCTTTCACCATGGTGTCGGCAGCTTCGATTGCACCAACGAGTCCGCGGGTTTCAACCATTCCTAATGCTTCATTGCTCATGTAGTCAAGCTCCTTATCTGTGAAAATAGAATATGAGGCACTGTGCGGCGTACCCCCACTGTCTGGTTGTAGGTTTGCTATCAGCTCGGTACGCCCAGCGTCCCCTTAATCAAATACACTCTTTAATAATGATACTACAAAATTCGCATTTCTGCAAGTCAAATTTTTCATAGAATCAGGGCTATTTATAATAAAATCCAAAAACATGTGAACACAATTTGGACCTGATACTTCACCGCCGCTGTCGAGGTTTCCTAACCTCGACAACTCCGAAGTGTCCATTTAATTCTAGGCTTTACTATAGTTCTTCTGTAGGAGGAAACTCCGATTCCCGACTCTTGCTGACGCTTCTTGTAGGAGCGAGTTGTACTCGCTATACTTACTCTATCTGCTTTTCAATTTTATCTTGACTTTTAAGCGGAAATCTGCTAAAATATATTTTAAAGTATTGATAAGCGTCGATCAGGGGTTTTTGAACGGAACCTGACGCACCCCATCGTCCTGTTTCGTGAAGGGTGATTGTGTGGATTTGGACAAATTAAATCTCGGATAAACTTGCCAGACGAACATTTCGATTAAAAAGTCAACGAAGGAGAATTCATTTTGAACAAGATTTCAGGGGCGAAGCAGGTAGCCGCGGCCCGGAAAATCCTGTCTGGTGTGCCAGAAGCCTCAACGTATGCCCCAGTAACGGATTCCTTAAACAGAGCGGCAGAGTTGGGTGAAGACCAGATTGCTGCCGTGCTTACCAGTTTCAGCTCAATGCCACAATCGACAACCGTTTTCGCGAATCCGGCGTTGCACAAAGTCGCGGTTGACTGTGCGGGCACTCAGATCACCTTGAACATTCGCAGTTTTGCGATTCGGGGTATTGTCTCTGAAAGTGAGATCGTCGCGGGGCAGATTAGTCCCGAGGCTGTCATCTTCGCTGGACTCTTCGGTAGGAAACCTGAAACGGATGCAACGGGGCTTGACGAAGAGGCACTGCTGTCAGAATTAATAGATAAAAAATTTTATAACTTTACCACAACTCGCAGAGAGAGCCTAACGGGTAAACAACGCCTCGTCAATCAGGTCGCAGAATTCGTGAAAGCCTTCCCAGAGGCAGGTCCAGAAGCTGCCATTCAACATTTCTCAACACTCCGTAAACTGAGTCATTCGAATCAGAAAGGGATTAACGGCACAAGGCATCCCGGTGCGCTTCTGATTGAACTAATCGGAACGCACATGGAGAATGTCGCCGTCGGGGCAGTCTCTGTGTATATGCGCCATCAGCTCCGCGAGAACAGTGCCCTGCATCCGCAGGTCCTCGCAATGCGTGCATCTGACCTTATCACCGATCATCAAAAGCGAGAGAAAACCGCTTTCCAGACCTGCTACAGTCTCCTCTTAGGACGAGAAGCGAGCACCGTTGAAGCGAATATCTTAGAACGGATGGGTATCATACAGGCACACCACGGTTCCGCAGGTTCCAACGTCGTCGCACGCTACCTTGCCACTTTACACACCGGTGCAGTCTCTGACTTTTTCGTCGCATCACAGATGACGTTAGACGGCGACCGGCACTTCGGTGCG
This Candidatus Poribacteria bacterium DNA region includes the following protein-coding sequences:
- a CDS encoding aldehyde dehydrogenase family protein, which codes for MAQIDEKQIEEIVSQVLRTLQQDGPAATPPAPSVGTSASSRAGVFGTVAEAIAAAKTAQAALIKLGFAKRREIIEAIKAVSLANAKRLADLAVQDTNMGNAAHKVMKNEGAVTLSPGVEDLLSEAVSGDAGTLLIEYVPFGVINSITPTTNPTSTVINHAIIMLSAGNSVVFSPHPNARDCTEETMHVINEAIVKAGGPANLLTSVANASLRTAKEIMEHPEIAMLVATGGASVVRTALSSGKKTIAAGPGNPPAIIDETADIQQAAKHVIAGTSFDNNLLCIGEKALFVIDSVANETVRELTRNGGHLLGASQLQALEAVVTEKEESNKEYIGKDALTILNAAGIAAPAETVAIVVEVPADHGFVLNEYLMPILPVVRCRDFDEALAGAVRAEGGRGHTGVLHTNNTKRITQFTKAIDCSVTVINAPSYASCGLEGEGYLAMTIAGPTGEGFTRPRTFTRQRRLTIASDLSAHTQ
- a CDS encoding BMC domain-containing protein; amino-acid sequence: MSNEALGMVETRGLVGAIEAADTMVKAANVKLIGKEQVGGGFVTVLVRGDVGAVQAATDAGAEAAKAVGELVSVHVIPRPHSEVETILGGKPAAESKSK